DNA from Streptomyces sp. NBC_01476:
ACCGGCCGTCTCCTCGACCGCCGTGAAGAACGCGTAGGGCAGCGAGCCGAGTTCGACCTCCCGGCGGAACTCCACGCCGCTGCCGGCCGGGGCCGGTTCGATCCGCAGGCCCACGGTGGCGAGGAAGGGGTTGCCGTCCTTCTCCTTGATCTCGAAGGCGGCGCCGGTGCCGGCCGGCCGCTCGATGTGCACGGTGGTGGTCTCCTGGAAGTCCACCGCGACGCCGAACTCGTCCGCCAGCGTGGCCTGGATGACCTCTTTCTGCACCTCGCCGTAGAGCGACACCGCGATCTCCTGGCGGGTTCCGTCCCGGCGCAGTGCGATCAGCGGGTCCGATTCGGCGAGCTGGGAGAGCGCCGCGTGCAGTGCGCCGCGCTCGCCCGGGCGACGGGCGGTGACGACGGTCTCCAGGGTGGGCGGGGCGAAGTGGGGCTCGGCGGCCCGCTCGCCGGGCGGTTCACCGATGGTGTCGCCGATCCGGGCCCGGGTCAGCCCCCACAGCTTGGCGATCCGGCCGGCTTCCGCGGTACTGCGGCGTTCGTCGGTGCCGTGGTCGAAGACGCTGATCGCGGTGACCTTCTGGGCGCGCTCACCGCCGTCGCCCGGTGCGCCGCCGGCCCGGTGGACGGGCACCCGGTCCCGGGTCCTGACCGTGCCCGAGGCGATCCGCACATAGGCGATCTTCTCACCGGCCGGGCCGCGCTCGATCTTGAACACCTCGCCGCTGAGCGGCTTCCGGGGTGCGCCGGTGCGCGCGGGCAGCAGTTCGGTGATGCCGGCGATCAGGGCGTCGACGCCGGCGCCGGTGACCGCCGAGCCGGCGAAGACCGGGTGGACCAGCGCCTGCCGGGTCTGCTTCACCAGTTCGGTCCGGAGCCTGCGGTAGGGCACCGCCGTCTCGTCGGCCAGGCAGTCGGCGAGCAGCCGGTCGTCGTGACCGGCGAGCAGGTCCGCCAGCCGCGCGGCGAAGCCGGGGCCCCCGGTGCGGGCCGCGGCGCGGGCCTCGCGGGTGCCGGGCGCGGTGACCGCGGTCACCGCGACCACGTCCGGGGTGAGCCGGGCCGCGATGTCCTGGAACGTACGGTCCGGGTCGGCGCCGCCGCGGTCGATCTTGTTGACGAAGATCAGGGTGGGGATCCGCAGCCGGCGCAGGGTCCGCATCAGGACCCGGGTCTGCGGCTGGACGCCTTCCACCGCGGAGACCACCAGGACCGCGCCGTCGAGCACGCCGAGCACCCGCTCGACCTCGGCGATGAAATCCGGGTGACCGGGGGTGTCGATCAGGTTGACGGTGACGCCGTCGAGCACGAAGGAGACCACGGCGGACTTGATCGTGATGCCGCGCTGCTTCTCCAGCGCGAGGGAGTCGGTCTGCGTACTGCCGGCGTCGACGCTGCCGATCGTGCCGATGACTCCGGCGGCGTACAGCAGCCGCTCGGTCAGGCTGGTCTTGCCCGCGTCGATGTGCGCCAGGATGCCGAGATTGAGCGATTGCACGGAAGGGTCATGTCCTCGGGGTAGGGAGCGATACCTGTCGGGGCGGGCATGACGGAACCGCGCATGATCATTGCTCCTCGGCCGGGGACGGGTTCGGCTGTGACTACAGCAGAGCCGGCCGGCGGGCGGCAACGGGATTTCCACCGCTGGTGAGGGCCCGGAAGGTGCCCCGCCGGTGCCCCCAGCGACGTGACGTACGCTGACACTACGGACACAAGCACCTCAATCGGACAGGTATGCCGCGAGGGCGGGGTGCCGGGAGTGGAAGGGTCATGCATCTGACGGCGGTTTTGGGGTCGGGGGAACGCGTTCCTGGTTCCCCCGGGCTCACCCCTGGCCAGGTGCTCAGGCTCTCCCTGCCGCTGCTGGTGCTGGCCGCCACCGCGCTGGCCATCTTGTTCACCAGCCCCGGCGGCCACTACGGCCTGTTCCTCGCGGTGGTGCCGTTTCTGGCCGCCGCCACCCACGGGGTGTCGGCGACCGCGGTCATCGGCGCACTGACCGTCGGGACGTACGCCCTGCTGCGGTACGAGGTCAGCTCCGAGGGTGCCGGGGTGTGGTCGATCAAGCTCGGTCTGGTGGCCGCCGCGGCGGTGGTCGGGGTGCTGCTCAGCCAGGCCAGAGCCAGGGAACGCGAACTGCACCGCAGCCGGGACACCGCCCTCACCCTGCAGCGGGGCCTGCTGCCACGGGAATTTCCCGGCAACAGCGCGGTGGAGACGGGGTCCCGCTATGTCCCGGCCGATTCGGCGGCGGGCGTCGGCGGCGACTGGTTCGACGTGATCCCGCTGTCCGGGGCGCGGGTCGCCCTGGTGATGGGGGACGTGGTCGGGCACGGGCTGCACGCGGCGGCGACGATGGGCCGGATGCGGACCGCCGTGCACACCCTGGCCGACCTGGACCTGGCGCCCGACGAGCTGCTGGCCCGGATGGACGACCTGGTGCACCGGATGAACGGCGACCAGGGCGCCGGCGAACTGGGGGCCAGCTGCCTGTACATGGTCTACGACCCGATATCGCGGGAGTGCTGCATCGCCAGCGCCGGCCACACGCCGCCCGCGTTCATCGCGCCCGACGGCGCGATCGAGGTGCGCCCCAACACCGCCAACCCGCCGCTGGGCTTCGGCGCCGCGCCGTTCGAGACCGCCTGTGTGACGCTGCCCGAGGGCACCGTGATCGCGCTCTACACCGACGGGCTGCTCGACCTGCGGCACCGCGAGGCGGACGAGGCGATCACCGCGCTCGCCGCCGCCCTGCTGCCCGCGACCGGGTCGCTGCAGAAGATCTGCAACCGGGTGCTCGACGGGCTGCCCGCCGTGCACGACGACGACATGGCGCTCCTGCTGGCCAGGACCAGGACCCTCGACGAGCGGCACGTGGCGACCTGGCAGTACCCGGCGGTGCCCGAGCAGGTGCCGGCCGCGCGGGCCGCGCTCACCGGGCAGCTGGAGTCGTGGGGCCTGGCCGAGCAGGCTTTCGCGATGGAGCTGGTGGTCACCGAGCTGGTCACCAACGCGGTGCGGCACGCACGCGGACCGGTCACCGTACGGCTGATCCAGGACGACGCGCTGATCTGCGAGGTCTCCGACGGCAGCAGCACCTCGCCGCACGCCAGGCGGGCCCAGCCGCTGGACGAGGGCGGCCGGGGGCTCTATCTGGTCGGTCAGCTGGTGGACCGGTGGGGCACCCGCTACACCGGGAGCGGCAAGACGATCTGGGCGGAGAAGCGGCTCGACCAGCCGGCCGACGACCTCTCGCTGGTCCCCGCCGTCCTGCCGGCGACGCCCGCCCTGGCCGACGAGTAGCGCCGGTGGCCCGCGCGGCTCCCCTCTCCCTCTGCGTCTAGTCCCGGCTGACCTTCCGGTTGGCGCGCAGCCACTCCTTGTTCATCGCGGTGATCGAGGTGAGCGGGATGCCCTTCGGGCAGGCGGTGGCGCACTCCCCGGTGAGGGTGCAGCCGCCGAAGCCCTCGGCGTCCATCTGCGCCACCATGTCCAGCACCCGGGTCTCACGCTCCGGCGCGCCCTGCGGCAGGGCGCCGAGGTGGTTGATCTTCGCCGAGGTGAAGAGCATCGCCGAGCCGTTGGGGCAGGCGGCCACGCAGGCGCCGCAGCCGATGCACTCGGCGTGCTCGAAGGCCCGGTCGGCGTCGGCCTTCGGCACCGCCGTGGCGTGGGCCTCCGGCGCGGCGCCGGTGGGGACGCTGACATAGCCGCCGGCCTGGATGATCCGGTCGAAGGCGGCCCGGTCGACCACCAGGTCCCGGACCACCGGGAAGGCGGCGGCCCGCCAGGGCTCGACGTCGATGGTGTCGCCGTCCTTGAAGGACCGCATGTGCAGCTGGCAGCTGGTGGTGCGCTCCGGGCCGTGCGCTTCGCCGTTGATGACGAGGCTGCACGCGCCGCAGATGCCCTCACGGCAGTCGTGGTCGAAGGCGACCGGCTGCTCCCCCTGAAGGGTGAGGCGCTCGTTGAGCGAGTCGAGGACCTCCAGGAAGGACATGTCGGGTGACACGTCCTCGACCTGGTAGTCCGCCATCGTGCCGGGGGCGTCGGCGTCGTGCTGCCGCCAGACGCGCAGGGTGAGCCTCATGCGTAGCTCCGCTGGGTGGGGTGGACGTACTCGAAGACGAGGTCTTCCTTGTGCAGGACGGGCGGCCGGCCGGTGCCGGTGAACTCCCAGGCGGCGGCGTACGAGAACTCCTCGTCGCGGCGGGCCGCCTCGCCGTCGGGCGTCTGCGACTCCTCGCGGAAGTGGCCGCCGCAGGACTCGGCGCGGTGCAGCGCGTCCAGGCACATCAGCTCGGCGAGTTCGAGGTAGTCGATGACGCGGTTGGCGCGTTCCAGCGACTGGTTGAACTCGGCCTCGGTGCCGGGGACCTTGATCCGCCGCCAGAACTCCTCGCGGATCTGCGGAATGCGGTCGAGCGCCTTGCGCAGGCCCTGTTCGGAGCGGGCCATGCCGCAGTGCTCCCACATCAGTTCGCCCAGCTCGCGGTGGAAGGAGTCGGCGGTGCGGTCGCCGTCGACGCTCACCAGCCGGTGCAGGCGGTCGCGGGTCTCGGCGAGAGCGGCGACGACCGCCGGGTGCGAGTCGTCGGGCGTGTCGGCCCGCGGGTGCCGCGCGAGGTAGTCGTTGATGGTGGCGGGCAGCACGAAGTAGCCGTCCGCCAGGCC
Protein-coding regions in this window:
- a CDS encoding translation factor GTPase family protein; this translates as MQSLNLGILAHIDAGKTSLTERLLYAAGVIGTIGSVDAGSTQTDSLALEKQRGITIKSAVVSFVLDGVTVNLIDTPGHPDFIAEVERVLGVLDGAVLVVSAVEGVQPQTRVLMRTLRRLRIPTLIFVNKIDRGGADPDRTFQDIAARLTPDVVAVTAVTAPGTREARAAARTGGPGFAARLADLLAGHDDRLLADCLADETAVPYRRLRTELVKQTRQALVHPVFAGSAVTGAGVDALIAGITELLPARTGAPRKPLSGEVFKIERGPAGEKIAYVRIASGTVRTRDRVPVHRAGGAPGDGGERAQKVTAISVFDHGTDERRSTAEAGRIAKLWGLTRARIGDTIGEPPGERAAEPHFAPPTLETVVTARRPGERGALHAALSQLAESDPLIALRRDGTRQEIAVSLYGEVQKEVIQATLADEFGVAVDFQETTTVHIERPAGTGAAFEIKEKDGNPFLATVGLRIEPAPAGSGVEFRREVELGSLPYAFFTAVEETAGETLLQGLHGWQVTDCLVTMTHAGYNARQSHAHAVFDKSMSSTSGDFRNLTPLVLAEALRRAGTVVHEPMHRFRLEIPVDALGTLLPVLTRLRAVPRTPGTLGGGYLLEGDIPAARVHDLEQLLPTLTRGEGVLESAFSHYRPVTGPVPERARTDHNPLNRREYLQAVRRRLTGGGNRADGGSV
- a CDS encoding ATP-binding SpoIIE family protein phosphatase; amino-acid sequence: MLRLSLPLLVLAATALAILFTSPGGHYGLFLAVVPFLAAATHGVSATAVIGALTVGTYALLRYEVSSEGAGVWSIKLGLVAAAAVVGVLLSQARARERELHRSRDTALTLQRGLLPREFPGNSAVETGSRYVPADSAAGVGGDWFDVIPLSGARVALVMGDVVGHGLHAAATMGRMRTAVHTLADLDLAPDELLARMDDLVHRMNGDQGAGELGASCLYMVYDPISRECCIASAGHTPPAFIAPDGAIEVRPNTANPPLGFGAAPFETACVTLPEGTVIALYTDGLLDLRHREADEAITALAAALLPATGSLQKICNRVLDGLPAVHDDDMALLLARTRTLDERHVATWQYPAVPEQVPAARAALTGQLESWGLAEQAFAMELVVTELVTNAVRHARGPVTVRLIQDDALICEVSDGSSTSPHARRAQPLDEGGRGLYLVGQLVDRWGTRYTGSGKTIWAEKRLDQPADDLSLVPAVLPATPALADE
- a CDS encoding succinate dehydrogenase/fumarate reductase iron-sulfur subunit, with protein sequence MRLTLRVWRQHDADAPGTMADYQVEDVSPDMSFLEVLDSLNERLTLQGEQPVAFDHDCREGICGACSLVINGEAHGPERTTSCQLHMRSFKDGDTIDVEPWRAAAFPVVRDLVVDRAAFDRIIQAGGYVSVPTGAAPEAHATAVPKADADRAFEHAECIGCGACVAACPNGSAMLFTSAKINHLGALPQGAPERETRVLDMVAQMDAEGFGGCTLTGECATACPKGIPLTSITAMNKEWLRANRKVSRD